ACGCTCCAGATGCAGATCAATACCGATCTTGCTTTCCAGATCTGTGGCGACCTGCATGCCTTTTTCCACCCCGGCAATGGAGGCATCAAGGGCAGCTTGCCCTTTGCGTTTTAACACTTTTTCCAAAATCGCTTGCAAAGCATCCAGCGGCACACCAGCCAATTCTCCCAACATGCCAAGACCGATCATGTTGGGACGACCGCCTTCAATTTCCTTGGCGGCTTCACTTAACGGGACCATGACTTGGCGCGCAACAGAAGCGGTGATCATTTCCGGTGGATTTTTCGCAGCCTCATCACCAATGATCACACTGTCTGTGCGCAAAGGGAGTTCAGCGGCAAAACGATCCACATTCATCCAGTCAAAACAGAACAGCACATCAAAATAGTCATCGGGGCAATCAATGGGATCAGACGACAAACGGATAAAAGCTGCGGCCTCGCCCCCGCGAATTTGCGGTCCGCTGGAACGGGTCATTAACCCATATAATCCTGCCTTGGCTGCCGCATCCAAAAGCATCTGGCCTGCGGTCATCACACCGGCACCACCTGCCCCGGTAATTGCGATGGAAACTGTCTTGGATGTCATATGTCTTGTGACCCCTTCTGGTTCATTGCAAACATTTGTCTAATATATTTCAAAAACAATGTGGCACGCCCATGACATTTGTCAATTTATTGAGACTAGACACAAAAAAACCGGATAGCAGCCTATCCGGTTTAATCAATACAGAGATATCTTTAAAATCAGTTACTTTCCGCAGCCAAAGCACGGGCCAACTGGCTTAGTGCATCCTGATGACGATCATTTTCAATATGAGAGAAATTACGCGCCAATTCCAGGCACATACGCTGACGGTCCGTCAGATCAATTTCTGTCTCGTCATTTTCATCAAGCCCTTCAAAGAAGAACCCGACAGGAACTTTCAACACTTGGGCAATTTCATAAAGACGCCCGGCAGAAATCCGGTTAATGCCGCGTTCGTATTTATGGGCCTGCTGATAAGTCACCCCGATCATATCAGCCATTTGTTGCTGTGAAAGGCCGAGCATAATGCGACGTTCACGAATGCGTGCGCCTACATGGCGATCCGTGTCGGTTGCCCGGTTGGTGGTTTTACCTTCAGTTGCTTCATTGGACATGAAAGCACACTCCTTGTTCAACTTACATTCCGCTTACTTCTTGTTATTTTCTATCCATGATTATAGGACACAAGACACTATTGCAAGGAAATATTTCCAAATATTTCAAATTTTCACATCTTTTTTTCGTTTAAATATCCCCACTGAAACTAGGGAAACTCTCTTTGCCTAAAAAACAGGCAACTGTCTAAAATTCATTATTTCAAATTATTTCAAATTTTATTGAAATGCCATTTGCTCAAGCGTTCATATTTAACGCTGTCAAAACAGGGGGAACCACGATTGTTTTTTCTTGTAATTCATCACGACGCAACTGCGCCTCACGCACTGCAGCTTCCCCACCGCGCTGCGCCCCGGCGGAAACATAGCGATCATGATAGGCACTATGTTGGGTACGGCTAAGCCCACCAGTATTTTCCCCGAGTTCAGATGCTGATAGCTGTGCTTGAAGCAAAGTAAAATTACCGACATGAAGCGGTGTGGCATAAGCTTCCTGAGCACTGTCCCCGATTTCAGCAAATGCCTCAGGGCTATTTTCGATTTGGGAAGGCGCACGTTCTGAACGTTGTTCTTGGCTGCGCGATGCCCCATCAAACTGATCACGTTCAAGGTTCTCACGCGGTGGACGGCCAATGCGCCCACGTGCTTCTGCTGGAAGGCTATCCACAAAGACTTGTGCAGAACGTTGTGTGGCAGACTCCTCCAGCGTTCCGGGTGATCGTGTCACACGGGCAGGCAGGGTCGTTCCAATACCAACAGCAGGTAAAGAGACCTTCGGATCAACACTCGAAACCACGTTTATCTCAAATGGTCAGACTTAAATAGGTGAAGCATATAAACCGACGACACCATCATTTGTCATCCTCGCGCAGGCGGGGATCTCCGGGATTAGGGAGACTCCCAATCAAGTTGGGAATGACGTTGAAGGGACTAAATTTACCTTGCTTCAAGGCCCAAAAGTATAAACCGAATGAACCTGCTTGTCAGCTCATTCGGTTTATTAAATCACAAATGGATGTCTTTAAAAGGGATGCTTACTTGCCCGAAAGCTTGGAAAGCTGCTCTTGCATCGCTTCAAGCTGGGCTTTCATATCCTGAAGGTCATCAACTGTTTTTTCCTGCTCTTTAGCTTCTGCAGGGGTTGGTTTTTCCTCAGAATCGGAAGAGCCATCAGCTTCCTTATAGAAAGGAGGTGTGAACATGCGCATGGCATTTTCAAACATAGCCATATTTTGCTTGTTCATTTCTTCAAACTGACCAAACGGGTTTAAGCCCCCCATGGTTTCTTGCATATAATCACGCATCTTTTCCTGATTGGTGGCAAAAGATTGCATGGATTGTTCAAGGTAACTTGGTACCAGACCTTGCAGGCTGTCACCATAGAAACTGATCAAATGACGAAGGAAGCTGACCGGCAGCAGGTTTTGCCCCTTGGCTTCTTCTTCAACGATGATCTGAGTTAAAACCGAACGGGTAATTTCGTCCCCACTTTTGGCATCAAAAACCGCAAACTGTGTCCCATCTTTGACCATCTGTGCCAAATGATCCAGGGTCACATAACTGCTGGTCGCCGTGTTGTATAAACGACGGTTCGCATATTTCTTAATGGTAATCGGTGCGTCTTGATC
This sequence is a window from Terasakiella sp. SH-1. Protein-coding genes within it:
- a CDS encoding helix-turn-helix transcriptional regulator, encoding MSNEATEGKTTNRATDTDRHVGARIRERRIMLGLSQQQMADMIGVTYQQAHKYERGINRISAGRLYEIAQVLKVPVGFFFEGLDENDETEIDLTDRQRMCLELARNFSHIENDRHQDALSQLARALAAESN
- the phaR gene encoding polyhydroxyalkanoate synthesis repressor PhaR is translated as MAAQNQDQDAPITIKKYANRRLYNTATSSYVTLDHLAQMVKDGTQFAVFDAKSGDEITRSVLTQIIVEEEAKGQNLLPVSFLRHLISFYGDSLQGLVPSYLEQSMQSFATNQEKMRDYMQETMGGLNPFGQFEEMNKQNMAMFENAMRMFTPPFYKEADGSSDSEEKPTPAEAKEQEKTVDDLQDMKAQLEAMQEQLSKLSGK